Within Bradymonas sediminis, the genomic segment AAGCACCTCTTTTGGGAACGAATACGCCAGCACCAGCGAATATTCGAAATGCGCCTCGACGGCGAAGGGATGCGACGTAAATCGACTCATAATGGCCCCTGGGTAACCCGATGAGAAAGGGATCCGTGGAAGGCAACCAGCGCGCAAAAACCCAGCGCGAAGACAAAATTAAGCCCGCCAAAAAGCAGCACGTCGCGGGCGAAGATGAACTCCAACACATTCATGCTGAGCACCAGCGCGATCTGCACCGCGGCGCACACCCGCGGGCGAAAGCGGCTCAAGACCCAGGCGGCGATAAATACTTCGCCGACGCCGATCAAGAGGATAAGCCAGGGCGCGACCTCGGCTCCGAGCACGCGCGCGACGATGGCCTCGTGGCGCGGGACATTGCCCAGGATCTTCGCCCACAGGCCATTGGCCACCCACACCCCGGCGATCACAACGGCGAGGCCGGTACGAAGCAATTGTCGTGTGCGCTGGTTCATTGTCGCTCCTCGGTCGATTGTCCCCCGGACCTTTGGGCACAACGGCCCGACTGTCAACGGCGCAGTCGCCCGAGCATCCTCGGCTCAATCACAAATACGGCGACATCAACCGAAACGTCCCGTCCCGAAGTTGGCGCCAGAAGCCGCGTTTGTCGTAGTCCTCCAGGGTGATCTGCGTGGCGTCCTCGAGCTTGGCACAAGCCCAGTCGTCCAGGCGTCCGGCCAGCTCGCCGTCGTAGCATTCGACGTCAAATTCGAAGTTGAGCCGGTGGCTTCGCGGGTCCCAATTCGAGGAGCCAAACACCATCCAATGGCGGTCGACGACCATCACCTTACTATGCTCAAACGGCGGAGCCGTCAGCCAGGCGCGACACCCGAATTGCAGCAGCGGGCGCATCAGGCCGAAAGACGCCCATTGCACATAGGGCAGGTTATTTTTGCCCGGCATGATGACGTCGACCTCGACGCCGCGCATGGCCGCCAGGTTCAGCGCGTCGATAAGCGACGGGTCGGGCAAAAAATAGGGCGTAACGATCCGGATGCTCTCGCGCGCGGCGGTGATCGCCCCGAGCAACATCCACGGCATCTTGTCGAGATTATCGTCCGGGCCGTCCGCGATGCCTCGGGCCAGCAACTTCCCGGCGGGCTTGGGCGCGGGGAACCATTTGGTGCCGCGCAGTTCCTCGCCGGTGGCGAAGTTCCAATCGTCGACGAAGACCTCCTGGAGGTGGGAGACGACCGGGCCGGCCAGGCGGAAGTGGATATCCTTGGTGGGCTGCTTGCTCGGCTCTTCGAGCATATGTGAGGTGCGGATATTCATGCCGCCGGTGAAGCCAATCTGGCCGTCGACGACCAGAATTTTACGGTGATTCCTCAGGTTCGCGGTCATCAAATGGGGCGGAAATATCTGGGGCAAAAAGCGCGCGGCCCGCACTTTTTTGCGCCGCAAATATCCCATGATCGACGGAAATGAGTAGTGCAAGCCGGCGGCGTCGACGAGCACGCGCACCGCGACGCCGCGCTCGGAGGCCTCGGCCAGCGCGTCCGCGAAGATGCGGCCCCACTTATCATTGTCGAAGATGAAGCTCGACAGCGCGATGGAGGTCTTCGCCTCCCCGATCGCCTTGAGCATCGCCGGGTAGGCCTGCTCGCCGTTAAAGAGCACGTCGACGTTGTTGGAGGTGAGCAAGGGGCGCGTGGCGACTTCGTTGACGACCCGAATCAACCCGCCCAGGTGCGCCACGTCGACGGGCAGATAGCTCCGGCCGGTGCTGCCCTCGACGCAGTATTCGCTCGGGGCGCTCTCGGCGGCCTCCCCGTCCAGCCCGGGGTTAAACGAGGCGCTGCGCGCGTCGCGAAACGCATAGGCGCTGCGATCCCCGCGCAATTCCACGGCGCGCCGCCGAATCCGGTTCACCCCGAGCATCAGATACAGCGCGCTGCCGATAAAGGGCACCAGCCAACTAAGCCCAATCCAGCCGATCGCCGAGCGTGTTTCACGCTTGTGCAAAACGATATGAGTGGTGGTAAAGACGGCCGACAGCGGCGCGAGGACGGCCAGAATCGTCGGCGCCCACTCTGCTACCCAAGTTATGGCGGCTCCCAACACGGTTGTCCTCGCTGCAAAAATATGGCTAAGTAGGCCCGCAACACGCTGAAATTCTGAGGCCGAAACGCTCGGCTACGATGGAACGCATAAACGCCGGAGGCGGCCCAGAAATTCGCCCTATTCTCCGACCGGAGCATCTCTATGCTGGACCTTAATCGACTCAACCGAATCCGACTAAGCGCCAACCCTCGGGCTCAAAAGGTCATGGGAAACCTCGTCCTGATGCCCAATTACGATCTGCCTCCGCGGGTCAAGATTGACTTTGAGGGCTTTGATAACCTGCCCAATGAGCCAGTTATATTCGCGCTAAACCACACCGATCGCTATAATTATTGGCCCTTCCAATACAAGCTATGGCGCAGTTTGGATCGTTATACCGCAACCTGGGTGAAGGGGAAATATTACGAAAACCCGGCGCTCGGCCAATTTATGGAGGTCATGAATAATATCCCCACGGTCTCGCGGGGCTATCTCATCGCGCGCGATTTCCAGGCGGTTTGTGAGCGAACGCCCTCGGGCGACGAATACCGCGCCCTGCGCGACGCCGTAAATAGCGTGGCCGGGCTCGACGCCCCGCCCTACGAGCCTAGCGCGCTGGCCAAGGTCGTGCCAGCGCCGATCCTGGAGAAGGCGCGCGACGTGCTGGGCGTGGCCTTTGCGCCCCACCAGGAAGACTACCCCACCTATATCAATCGCCTCTTCGGCCAGATGATGGCGCGCTTTGTCGAGCTCAATATCGAAGCGCAGCAAAAGAACCTGGACCTGCTCATCTTCCCCCAGGGGACGCGCTCGATTCGGCTGTCGCGCGGGCGCATCGGCATGGCCCAGATGGCGCTTTACCTCAAAGCCCCGGTCATCCCGGTGGGCTGCAACGGCTCCGACAAGGTCTACCCGGGCAACTCCCCGATTGGCTCGCCGGGCCATATTATCTACCGCGCAGGGGAGCCGATTTATTACGAAGACATGGCCGAATTTCACATCGACGCCCCCTTCGAGCCCTTCACTGCCGAGGCGGAGTCCCTGCATTATGACGCGTTTCAGGGCTATATCGACGAAGTCATGGAGCGCATCAACGTTCTGCTTGACCCGCCCTACCAATTTGCAGAGGATCTCGAGAGCGACGGGGTCCGCGGCGGCAAGCGATTCCTCTAAAGCGGGCGTGTCGCGATGATGATTGTAGGCATCCGCCAAAATCGTGTATGTTCCCTAAAATTAATATGCAGACAATGGGTGTCTACGTATTTAGTTTCCCTAACATTTGTGGAGATGTGAATTATGAGCAGCTATTATAAGACGATCGACGGCGTTAAATATGACCGCGAGCTCCTTGAGCTTGCCGACAAACTTACCCAGGGCCAGGGTGACGGACGCCTGAGCACCGACGACGCCAAGCAGCTCTACGAAGAAGTCGTCGACGGCGACAACTACACCGACATCGAGAAAGCGACGGTCAAATTTATCCGCGACAATTATAAATGGACCGAAGCCGCGGACGACTGGTTCCGCACCGAAATCCGCAAATGGGCCGCGACCAAATAAGCCCGACCCAACCCCTGCGCGCGCGCCGCTCCGGCGCGCGCGCAGCGTCCCCCTCCCGCCACGAATATCTTCGACACAACCCTACGCCCTTCCCCATGAGACCCGCGATGGCTCAGCTGCTTCCGCCTATCAACCTCGAAAAATGGATCGCCGAAAACCGTGACCTCCTAAAGCCCCCGGTGGGCAATAAAAAGATCTGGGAGGACGCGCATTTCGACATCTTTATCGTCGGTGGCCCAAACGCCCGAAAAGACTATCATATCAATCAAAGCGAGGAGTTTTTCCGCATGATTGAGGGTGATATGGTCTTAAAGGTCGTCGAGGAGGACGCCGACGGCGCGCACCATTTCCGCGACATCACCATCCGCGAGGGCGAGATCTTTCTGCTCCCCGCCGGCGTCCCGCACTGCCCGCAGCGCGCGGCCGACACCGTCGGCCTGGTGATCGAGCACCCGCGCCCCGAGGGCGTCGAAGACGGGCTTCGCTGGTATTGCGAGGGCTGCGGCGAGGTGCTCCACGAGGAGTATTTCCACCTGGTCGACATCGTCGGCCAGCTCAAGCGGGCCATCGAAGACTTCTGGGCGGACGACGAAAAACGCACCTGCACCCATTGCGGCGAGCGCCTGAAAAAATAGCCCCGCGCGGAATCGCATCTTCGCCTGAGCCCCGTTGCATTAAGCCCCTATGACACCGGTAGCCTGATGAAAATCGACATCCACGCCCATATTCTCCCCCGCGATTGGCCCGACCTGCGCGAGCGATACGGCTACGGCGGGTTTATCCGCCTGGAGCATACGGGCACCGGGTGCGCGAAGATGATGAAGGGGCAGACCTTCTTTCGCGAGGTCCACCCGAACCTGTGGGACCCGGCGGTGCGCGTGGAGGAGTGCGACGCCCAGGGCGTCGACGTTCAGGTGCTCTCGACCGTCCCGGTGATGTTTAGCTATTGGGCCAAGCCGGCCGACACCCACGACCTCTCAAAGATCCTCAACGACCATATCGCCGACTGCATCGCGCGCTTCCCCAAGCGCTTTATGGGGCTGGGCACCGTGCCGATGCAGGCGCCCAGGCGCGCCGCCCAGGAGCTGGAGCGCTGCATCAACGACCTCGGGCTGGTGGGCGTGCAGATCGGCACGCACGTCGAGAACCAGAACCTCGACGATCCCATCTTCGACCCGTTCTGGCAGGCCGCCAACGACCTGGGCGCCGCGATCTTCGTGCACCCCTGGGATATGATGGGCTTTGACGATCTGCCGCGCCACTGGCTCCCCTGGCTGGTGAGCATGCCGGCGGAATCCTCCCGCGCGATCTGCTCGCTGATGATGGGCGGGGTGATCGAGAAATACCCGCGCATTCGCTTCGCCTTTGCCCACGGCGGCGGCTCCTTTGCCGCCACGCTGGGGCGCATCGACCACGGCTTCAAGATGCGCCCGGACCTCTGCCAGACCCAAACCTCGACCCCGCCCAGCGAGCTGGCCCGGCGCATCTATATCGACTCGCTGGTCCACGACCCGCGCGCCCTGGAATTCGTCGTGGATATCTTCGGCGAGGAACGCATCGCCCTCGGCACCGACTACCCCTTCCCGCTGGGTGAGTTGGCCCCCGGACAGCTTATCGAGTCGGTGGACTTTTTGAGCGCTGCGGCGCGCGAGCGCATGCTCAGCGGCACCGCGCTCGAGTGGGCAAACCGCGCGCGCGCCGACTATGAGACCGACGCCAGTCGGGCGCACTCCGTGCGCATCACGCGCTCCTGCTGCGGGCCGGTGACCCATCATGACTAAGGCAATCTCGCTGCAAATCACCCTCGGCGACCGCGCCTACCGGGTCGACCCAACCGCCTCACACACCCTGGCGATTCCCCTTTACTTTGAAGGACTTAACGCCGAGGTAAGCAATAGCTGCGCGTCATCAAAAGCGGCGGCACAGCCCAACGCCTTTCACCTGACGAGCGCCCACGCCGCCCCGGCGCGCGCCGAGGGTTTCGTCGGCGACACGCGCCTTGGCGGCAGCGCCAATTGCGCCGATATCCACCTGAACCCGCACGGAAACGGCACCCACACCGAGTGCGTCGGGCATCTGGTGGACGAGGCGGTCGCGGTCGGCGAATTGGCGACCCAGGCGCTGATCCCGGCGGTGATCTTAAGCGTTGGGCTGGAGCGTCTGGGCGACACCGACGAGTCCTACGGCGGGGCGAGCGCCCCCGACGACCGCGTACTGACCAGACGGGCGCTTGAGAGCGCGTGGCGCGCGCTTAAAACCCGCGCCGACGACGTCTGCGTAGCGTTCTGTGAGGCGCTCATCCTTCGCACCCTCCCGAACTCGGCCGACAAAATGACGCGCCAATACGGCGGCTCGAACCCGCCCTACCCGACCGCCGAAGCCGTCGCCTGGCTGGGCAAGATGGGCTGCGAGCACCTCGTGCTGGACCTGCCCTCGCTTGACCGAGAGGTCGACCAGAGTCGACTGCCCAACCATCATCGATTCTTCGATCTGCCACCGGGCGCGCACAGCCTGCAGGGCCTGGCGCCCAGCCCCAAGACCGTCACCGAGATGGCGTTTATCCCCGATGAACTCGGCGATTGCCCAGGCTTCTTAAGCCTTCAGATTCCACGATTTGCCCTCGACGCAGCCCCCTCTCGCCCGCTATTTTTCAATATTATTTGACCTCATTTTCAATCCATCGAGACCGCCCATGACCGCTCCAACCGACTTCGATTACGCCCTCAAACTCGACCGCGAAGATCCGCTGGCAGACTTTCGTGACCAGTTCTTTATCCCCGAGCAATCGGGCGGAGAGCCGAGCATTTATCTATGCGGTAACTCCCTGGGATTGCAGCCCAAAGGCGTGCGCGCCGATGTTGATCGCGAGCTGGAGGATTGGGCCAGACTCGGCGTCGACGGCCACTTCGAAGCCCGCGACCCCTGGCTCGGCTATCACGCTTATTTTTCGGAGCAATTAAGCCCCATCGTGGGCGCGAGCCCGAGTGAAATCGTCGTGATGAATTCGCTCACGACGAATCTTCATTTTATGATGATCTCCTTCTATCAGCCCACCCAAACCCGCTACAAAATCCTGATGGAGGGCGGCGCCTTCCCCTCGGATCACTACGCTGTCGACAGCCAGGCCGCCCTCCACGGCTTTGACCCCAAAGACGCGGTCATCAAGCTCGCCCCGCGCCCCGGCGAGGAGTGCCTGCGCGACGAAGACGTGCTGGCGGCGATCGAGGACGCGGGTGAGGAATTGGCCCTGGTGATGCTCGGCGGCGTCAACTTCTATACCGGGCAAGTCTTCGATATGGGCGCGATCACCGACGCCGGCCACGCGGTCGGCGCGCGCGTGGGCTTTGACCTGGCCCACGCGGTCGGAAACGTCGAACTTCGCCTGCACGATTGGGGCGTCGATTTCGCGGTCTGGTGCTCCTATAAATACCTAAACGCCGGCCCCGGCGCGACCGGCGGCTGCTTCGTGCACGAGCGGTGGGCGATGGCCCCCGGCCTCCCGCGGCTCACGGGCTGGTGGGGCAACGACCCGGACACCCGCTTTGAGATGAAGCCCGAGTTCGTGCCGCAGCCCGGCGCTGCCGGCTGGCAGGTCTCCAACGCGCCGGTCTTCGCGATGGCCCCTCAAAAAGCGTCGCTTCGCCTCTTTAACGAGGCCGGAATGCCCGCGCTGCGCAAAAAATCACTCGCCCTCACCGACTATCTGCTCACCCTTCTCGACGCCCTGCCGGCCGCGTCCTTTGACATCATCACCCCGCGCGACCCCGCACGCCGCGGCTCACAGGTGTCGCTCAAAGCCCAAAAAGACGGCAAAAAACTCTTCGACGCGCTCACCGACGGCGGCGTGATCTGCGATTATCGCGAGCCCGGCGTCATCCGCATCGCGCCGGCCCCGCTGTATAATTCTTTCGCGGATGTATGGAAGTTTTGGGATATTTTGCGCGGCGTAATTGGCGCCAACGCCCAATAGACCCAAGTCGGCAACCTCGCGCAAAAACTTGAATCTCACTTGAGCAAATATTAGCGTTGGGGAGACATCACTAATATTTGCTCATACGAGAAACCCGATGAAACCCAGCACGTTTAAATTCGCCGCCGTCGCGCTCACCTCTCTGCTCAGCGCCGGCGTCTTCAGCGCCCCGCGCAGCGCCGACGCCTGCTCGCCGCCCCAAGAAGGAATCTTTGCCTCTGGAGGAGTCGAATTTGCACAGACGATCCCGACCAACGGCGCCTGGGCGTTTCGCGCCTATGTTCAGGGTGACGACCTCGACAATTTGAGCATCGAGGTGCGCGACGAGAACGACGCGCTGGTGGCCGGCAGCGTCTCCAACGTCGTGATAAACGAGTATTCCTATGAGTATTTCAGCGCGGCTTCCGAGAATTTGGTGGTCTGGACGCCCGCCGAAGCCTTGCTTCCCGAGCACACCTATAGCGTCAGCGTAAGCGCGCCCCATCCCTACGCCGAAGACCATCTATTCCTCGATGAGCAGACGACCTTTGAGACCGCGGCCAGCCCGCAGGCCAACCTCGAGGTCGCCACCGTGGAAGGCTCCCCGTCGATTCAAATCACCGAAAACCAGGGAAATTTCGAGTGCTGTGAGACGTCGACCTTCTGTGATTCCTGCGGAAATTGCACCCAATGTTGGGCGACCTCCTATGTGTACCAGCCCACCATCGATATCGAGGTGAACCTCCCCACGACCGACACCGATCTGCAGACCTATCACCGGGTCGAAGCCTCCAGCGGCACCTATAATTTGTATTGGAATAACCGTAACACCGAGGCGCTCAATTTTCTCTTTGAAGACGGCGCGCCCGGCCCCTATTGCGTGACCGTGCAGACCTTCGCCCTGGCCACCCAGGAGTTACTCGACGAGACCGAGACCTGCTTTGAGCAGAGCGAGCTGCCCTCTTATACCGAGCGCGAGCTCGAGGGAGTCACGCGCCCCGAACAATGCGAGGACGCACCGGACGTGATTGAAGAGCCGGACACCACGACTCAACCCGACACCGGTGAGACGCCCGACACCACCGACGGGCCCGACACCGGCGGCCCCGACGCGGGCCCTCAGCCCCCGCAGATCGGCGCCGACACGGACACCGGCTGTGGCTGCAGCTCCACGCCCAACGCGCCGACCTCGCTCTTCGGCATATTGCTCTTCTTCGCCGCGCTGGGCGCATCGCGCCGGTCGATCTTCTCAGGCCGCAACTAATCGCAGCTTGAGCCGGGGCGCCCAGCCCCGGCTCAACTTTTTTGCGCCCAAAAGTTGAAGTTTGTCGCCGCAACTGTTAGCCATTGCGCATCGTCGACGCCCCTGGGGGCCACCGCATTGACCAAGAGATACGCTATGGCATCCGCCACGCTACGAATCGCCGCTCTATCGCTCGTCACGCTCCTCGCCGCAGGCATCGCCAGCGCGCCGCGCGCCGCCGATGCGTGTGACCCCATGCCCGAGGGCCTCTATCTGCAGCCGACTCAGACCGAGCAGCTCGTGCCGGTCGACGGGGCCTGGGCGGTTCGGATCGACGCGATCAGTTTTCGGGTTCAGTTTTTGCGAAATATCGAGGTACGCGACGAGAGCGACCAGGTCGTCAACGGCAGCCTCGCCTACGAATTGATGAGTGAGAGCCCGTATATCCCCAACCAGACCTATAGCGAACATCTGGTCATCTGGACCCCCGACGAGCCGCTGCTCCCCGACCACACCTATAGCGCGAGGCTTCTGGCCGAATTCCCCGATGAAGGCGGCGAAGTATTGCTCGACGAGCAGCGCACCTTCCGCACCGCGGGCGAGCAGACGACGACGCTGGAGGTCGCCACGATGGGCGACTTCCCGGCCATCACGACCCACGAGAGCCAGGGCTCCACGGAGTGTTGCAGAGATCTGAGCAATTGCGACTCCTGCGGACGCTGTGAGACCTGCTGGCCAACCCAGACCGTCTATCAATCCCAGCTCGAGCTGACGGTGAGCCTGCCTACCGGCGACGCCGACCTCCAGACCTACCATCGCCTCGAAGCCAGCAATGGCTACTCGCAGCTGTTCTGGGACCGACGCGACACGCACTCGTTTCATCTGCTCTTCCCCAAAGCGGACTCGGGCCCGAACCACTGCGTGACCCTGAAGACCTACGCCCTGGCGAGTCAAGAGCTCATCGAAGAGGTCGAAAATTGCTTTGACCATAGCGTGCCGGACGCAGTGGACCTCGAAGGCGTGGAGCGCCCCGATAGTTGCACGGCGAGCGACGACGTCGTCGAGCACCCGTATCCCGACGCCGTTGGCATTCAGGATACCAGCGGCGAGCCCGACGCCAGCGGCCCCGAAGGCCCCGACGCGGTCAACCCCGAGCTCGGCGCCGATGTCGCCGGCGGCGGCTGCGGCTGCAGCGCCACGCCCAATGCGCCCACCTCCCTGCTCGGCATGATGTTCTTCTTCATCACGCTGGGGGCCTTGCGCCTGCCGATCTTCTCGCGCCGGCGTTGAGCCCCGGTAAATAGAGAGCACCGAGGCCCGTCGGCCTCATAGAGCCCAAAGCCCACCGCGAACGCGGTGGGCTTTTTGGGTGAAACTCGCGCGATACTGCAGCCAAAAATCAGCCAAAATCCATCCAAAACCTGAATCACAATATTTGTGCCGTGACGTGGCACCTGATACCTATTAGACACGCCGAATCTGCTACGCCCCCCGGACAAAAACACTGTGATGAAAAATCTATCTCAAAAATTCGCCGCCTCATTGCTCGTCTCGCTCGTCTCCGCCGGGCTCTATAGCGCCGCCCCCAGCGACGCCCACGCTTGCTCGCCGCCGCAGCAGGGGATCTTCGAGCGCGGGACCGAGCATTCGCAGACGCTCCCCATCGACGGCGCCCTTGTCTTCAAGGTCTACCGCTATGACGCATCGTTCGACACGCTCAGCATAGACGTCACCAACAGCGCGACGGGTGCGATCATCGAGGGGACGACCAGGACCATCTCGACGCAGGTCGCCGGCTCCAGCAGCGTGGACGCCAACGGAGAATTTCTCGTCGTCTGGCACCCGAATGAACAATTCGCGCTCAACACCGCTTATACCGCGATGATTCGCGCCACTGACCCCAATAACCCCGAGCAATTCACCCTCGAGTCGACCGCGAATTTCCTCAGCACTCGCTCGCCTGCCCAATCCGGCGAGGCCAGCTTCGGCGGCGATCTTCGCCCGGGTTGGACGGAGACGCCCAGCGGTCAGGAATGCTGCCCGATCGACCTCGAGCAGATGCCCGGCTCCTGCAGCGACGAGTTCTGCTGGTACACCCGCTACGATTACCTCCCCACGCTTACCTTCAAGGTGACGCAGCCGGCCACCAGCGACCCCCGCCAGGTCTATCATACCCTGTCGACCGCTGACGGGCATTTTGAGGTCATCTGGGACGTGATGGGCGATGTGAGTTCGCACTCCATCACTTTTCCGACCGACGCCCAGAGCCCCTATTGCGTGACCCTGGAGACCCGGTCGGTCGTCTCGGATAACCTGTTATCTGCCGACGAGCGCTGCGTGGGGAGCGACGCGTTCCCCACCTATGAGCAACGTCCCTACGAGGGCGAAGGACGCCCCGATTTCTGCGCCGAAGAACCGGATGCAGGCGGCGGGGATGACGTCGGCCCCGACGCGGGCCCGGACGCCGGCCCCGA encodes:
- a CDS encoding DoxX-like family protein — protein: MNQRTRQLLRTGLAVVIAGVWVANGLWAKILGNVPRHEAIVARVLGAEVAPWLILLIGVGEVFIAAWVLSRFRPRVCAAVQIALVLSMNVLEFIFARDVLLFGGLNFVFALGFCALVAFHGSLSHRVTQGPL
- a CDS encoding phospholipase D-like domain-containing protein; amino-acid sequence: MLGAAITWVAEWAPTILAVLAPLSAVFTTTHIVLHKRETRSAIGWIGLSWLVPFIGSALYLMLGVNRIRRRAVELRGDRSAYAFRDARSASFNPGLDGEAAESAPSEYCVEGSTGRSYLPVDVAHLGGLIRVVNEVATRPLLTSNNVDVLFNGEQAYPAMLKAIGEAKTSIALSSFIFDNDKWGRIFADALAEASERGVAVRVLVDAAGLHYSFPSIMGYLRRKKVRAARFLPQIFPPHLMTANLRNHRKILVVDGQIGFTGGMNIRTSHMLEEPSKQPTKDIHFRLAGPVVSHLQEVFVDDWNFATGEELRGTKWFPAPKPAGKLLARGIADGPDDNLDKMPWMLLGAITAARESIRIVTPYFLPDPSLIDALNLAAMRGVEVDVIMPGKNNLPYVQWASFGLMRPLLQFGCRAWLTAPPFEHSKVMVVDRHWMVFGSSNWDPRSHRLNFEFDVECYDGELAGRLDDWACAKLEDATQITLEDYDKRGFWRQLRDGTFRLMSPYL
- a CDS encoding lysophospholipid acyltransferase family protein; this translates as MLDLNRLNRIRLSANPRAQKVMGNLVLMPNYDLPPRVKIDFEGFDNLPNEPVIFALNHTDRYNYWPFQYKLWRSLDRYTATWVKGKYYENPALGQFMEVMNNIPTVSRGYLIARDFQAVCERTPSGDEYRALRDAVNSVAGLDAPPYEPSALAKVVPAPILEKARDVLGVAFAPHQEDYPTYINRLFGQMMARFVELNIEAQQKNLDLLIFPQGTRSIRLSRGRIGMAQMALYLKAPVIPVGCNGSDKVYPGNSPIGSPGHIIYRAGEPIYYEDMAEFHIDAPFEPFTAEAESLHYDAFQGYIDEVMERINVLLDPPYQFAEDLESDGVRGGKRFL
- a CDS encoding 3-hydroxyanthranilate 3,4-dioxygenase, with the translated sequence MAQLLPPINLEKWIAENRDLLKPPVGNKKIWEDAHFDIFIVGGPNARKDYHINQSEEFFRMIEGDMVLKVVEEDADGAHHFRDITIREGEIFLLPAGVPHCPQRAADTVGLVIEHPRPEGVEDGLRWYCEGCGEVLHEEYFHLVDIVGQLKRAIEDFWADDEKRTCTHCGERLKK
- a CDS encoding amidohydrolase family protein, which translates into the protein MKIDIHAHILPRDWPDLRERYGYGGFIRLEHTGTGCAKMMKGQTFFREVHPNLWDPAVRVEECDAQGVDVQVLSTVPVMFSYWAKPADTHDLSKILNDHIADCIARFPKRFMGLGTVPMQAPRRAAQELERCINDLGLVGVQIGTHVENQNLDDPIFDPFWQAANDLGAAIFVHPWDMMGFDDLPRHWLPWLVSMPAESSRAICSLMMGGVIEKYPRIRFAFAHGGGSFAATLGRIDHGFKMRPDLCQTQTSTPPSELARRIYIDSLVHDPRALEFVVDIFGEERIALGTDYPFPLGELAPGQLIESVDFLSAAARERMLSGTALEWANRARADYETDASRAHSVRITRSCCGPVTHHD
- a CDS encoding cyclase family protein, with product MTKAISLQITLGDRAYRVDPTASHTLAIPLYFEGLNAEVSNSCASSKAAAQPNAFHLTSAHAAPARAEGFVGDTRLGGSANCADIHLNPHGNGTHTECVGHLVDEAVAVGELATQALIPAVILSVGLERLGDTDESYGGASAPDDRVLTRRALESAWRALKTRADDVCVAFCEALILRTLPNSADKMTRQYGGSNPPYPTAEAVAWLGKMGCEHLVLDLPSLDREVDQSRLPNHHRFFDLPPGAHSLQGLAPSPKTVTEMAFIPDELGDCPGFLSLQIPRFALDAAPSRPLFFNII
- the kynU gene encoding kynureninase — encoded protein: MTAPTDFDYALKLDREDPLADFRDQFFIPEQSGGEPSIYLCGNSLGLQPKGVRADVDRELEDWARLGVDGHFEARDPWLGYHAYFSEQLSPIVGASPSEIVVMNSLTTNLHFMMISFYQPTQTRYKILMEGGAFPSDHYAVDSQAALHGFDPKDAVIKLAPRPGEECLRDEDVLAAIEDAGEELALVMLGGVNFYTGQVFDMGAITDAGHAVGARVGFDLAHAVGNVELRLHDWGVDFAVWCSYKYLNAGPGATGGCFVHERWAMAPGLPRLTGWWGNDPDTRFEMKPEFVPQPGAAGWQVSNAPVFAMAPQKASLRLFNEAGMPALRKKSLALTDYLLTLLDALPAASFDIITPRDPARRGSQVSLKAQKDGKKLFDALTDGGVICDYREPGVIRIAPAPLYNSFADVWKFWDILRGVIGANAQ
- a CDS encoding MYXO-CTERM sorting domain-containing protein, with the translated sequence MKNLSQKFAASLLVSLVSAGLYSAAPSDAHACSPPQQGIFERGTEHSQTLPIDGALVFKVYRYDASFDTLSIDVTNSATGAIIEGTTRTISTQVAGSSSVDANGEFLVVWHPNEQFALNTAYTAMIRATDPNNPEQFTLESTANFLSTRSPAQSGEASFGGDLRPGWTETPSGQECCPIDLEQMPGSCSDEFCWYTRYDYLPTLTFKVTQPATSDPRQVYHTLSTADGHFEVIWDVMGDVSSHSITFPTDAQSPYCVTLETRSVVSDNLLSADERCVGSDAFPTYEQRPYEGEGRPDFCAEEPDAGGGDDVGPDAGPDAGPDEDVRPDDDVRADTGPMVDVRDPSDDDVLPNRPDTEGAQDATSTADVTTGEDAGDPTKPDNGFNGAMTGAGCGCASTPGSPTPLASALLFLGALFGLRRRTKRS